A window of Clostridium novyi genomic DNA:
TGATGTATGAGTAAATTCTTTTTAAATAAATTTCTAAAAAATTTATTTTCAGAAACTTGCGAAGTTCAATATTGGGATGGAACTGTAGAGAAGTTTGGTGAAGGTGAAAGTAAATTTAAAATATTAATAAATAAACATATATCTGAAAAAGAAATTATTAAAGATCCATTTTTAACATTAGGGGAAGCTTATATGGATAATATAATTGATTTTCAAGGAAACATTCAAGAAATAATTGAAGCTATATATAAAAATAAAGAGAGTTTTTTACATAAAGCTTCTATATTTTCAAAATTATATAATGTAACTAAACATTCAATTAAACAAAATAAAAAAGATATACAGTATCATTATGATTTAGGTAATGATTTTTATAGTTTATGGTTAGATAAAACTATGAGTTATTCATGTGCTTATTTTAAAGATAATAGTGATTCTTTAGATGATGCTCAAAGACATAAAGTAAGTTATATTTTAAAAAAGTTGAATCTAAATAAAGGAGATAAACTTCTTGATATAGGATGTGGATGGGGAGAGCTTATAATAGATGCAGCTAAAGAATATGGTGTTAAAGCTACAGGAATAACTTTAAGTGAGGAACAAGTAGAAAAGGTTAATGAAAGAATAAAAGAAAATAATCTAGAGAATTTAGTAGAAGTTAAACTAATGGATTATAGAGAATTAATAAAGGAACATAAGAAATTTAATAGAATAGTAAGTGTTGGAATGATAGAACATGTAGGAAGAAAAAATATACCTGAATTTATAGAAGATGTTAGTGAATTATTAGAAGATGAAGGAGTTAGTTTATTACATTGCATAACAGCTCAAATTGAAGGAGAGGCTAATGAATGGATTAAACGATATATATTTCCAGGAGGATATATTCCATCAATAAGAGAGTTAGTATATAATATGGCTGAGAACAATTTACATTTAGTAGATGTAGAAAGTTTAAGACTTCATTATAGTAAAACTTTAGAATGTTGGGCTAAAAATTTTGAAGAGAATTTAGAAGAAGTAAAAAAGATAAAAGATGAACGATTTATTAGAATGTGGAGATTGTATTTAAATTCTTGTGCTGCATCATTTCATTATGGGGTAATAGATATACATCAATTTTTAGTTACAAAAGGTTTAAATAATAAATTACCAATGACTAGAGGATATTTATATAAATAGATTATTGAATTTAAAATGTTATACTAGAAACTTAAAATATTAACATAAGATATTTTTACTCTAGAACAAGGTTAAAATAATTAATATATTAAATAATTTCCTGAAAAAATAATTTAGGGAATTATTTTTTTTATTTAGGGAAAAATAATTTTAATTATAAGAAAAAATAAATGTAAAGGTTATAAAATGGAAGTAATATATTGTTTTTATATATTAAGAACACAAATGGTACATTGTTATAAAATTATAAAAAACATATAATATAATTAAGAATGATAAAAAATTAACAAGAGGTGGATATTGAATGATATTATCTTCACAAGAAAAAGAGCAAATGAAAAATTATGTAATAAATTCTTTAATAGAAAAATATAATTATGCAAAAGATAAAGCTAGTGATATTGTGAATAATTCTTCACTTATAGAAGAACTTGAAAAAGATCCAACTAAAATTTTATACTTTGATTCAGAATTTTGGGCAAGTAGATTATCAGCTAGAAGCAAAATTAAATGTTAGAATAAATTTAATTTAGTTATTAGAACAAAGAATAATGTTTTTATTTTATTATTATCATTGTTACAAAATTTCAAGTATAATTAACTTATTAATGAGTTGATAAAATCTTATTTACTTTTATAAAATTAAAAAAATTATTTACTTTATATGTTGCATTTTATAGATTATTTGATATAATAATCGTAGATAAAGTTTTAAAAATAAGTTAATATTTCTGGAGTATTCGTGGAGCTCTTATTTTGAACCTACAGAACTTAAACGGGAGTTCAATATTATGATGTGAAATTGTACTATAAGTCTATAATATGTTTATAGCATGATCATAGAAGCATCTTTGAGGACACCCACCTATCGGAGAGATAGGTGTCAAAATCGGAGCAGCGGTATTTTGGAATTTAAATTTAATAATAATTTTTATTTATACAAAGAGAGGTATATACCTCTCTTTTAAATTTTGTGTATAAATAATTTTATAAATTATAAAGAATAATATTCTTGTGAATAAGGACATAAAATGTTAAAATATTCTTACAATATATAGTTGGAGGTATTTATATGAGTGTACATATAGAAGCTAAAGAAAATGAAATAGCAAAAACAGTTTTAATGCCTGGGGATCCATTAAGAGCAAAATTTATAGCAGAAAATTTTTTAGAAGATGTAGTTTGTTATAATAAAGTACGTGGTATGTATGGATTTACAGGTACATATAAAGGAAAAAGAGTGTCAGTTCAAGGATCAGGAATGGGAATACCATCTATGTCCATATATGCCAATGAATTAATAGAAAGTTATGGAGTTAAAAATTTAATTAGAGTAGGAACATGTGGTTCTATAAATAAAGATCTTAAGATAAGAGATATTATATTAGCTATGGGAGCATGTACTAACTCAGGTACCAATAAAATGCGTTTTAATGGAATGGATTTTGCACCAATAGCCAGTTTTGATTTGCTAAAAAAGGCATATGATACTGCTTTAAATAAAGGATTAAGTGTAAAAGTAGGAAATATATTAAGTAGTGATTTATTTTATAATGATGATAAAAATGAAATAAATCTTTGGTCTAAATATGGTGTACTAGGAATTGAAATGGAAACCAGTGGACTATATACTTTAGGAGCAAAATATGGAGTTAACACGCTTACAATATTAACTGTTAGTGATAGTCTTATAACTGGTGAAGAAACTACTGCGAAAGAAAGAGAAACTACATTTACAAAAATGATGGAAATTGCTCTTGATATAGCTGAATAAATTCATATATTATACATTTATAGGAATGCACAATTATTTTTATTGTGCATTCCTTAGTTAAAAAGCTTTATTTTGTGAGGAATGAGTATATGAGTAAAAATACATGTAAGGTAGATAATTATAAAGTTATTGGAAAAAGTTTTTATAGAAAACGTTTCATAGATGAAGCATTAAAATTTTATAATAAAGCTTATAACTTGGATCAAGGTAAAAAAGATGTGGAACTGCTTTTGGATATGGCATTGATATATGATGAAATAGGTGAATATATAAGTGCTATAAAGAAGTATAAAGAAATATTAAATATAAATCCTAATGATGAGAGAGCATATTATGGATTGGCAATTATATATGATAATAAAGAAGAATATGAAATTGCTATAGAATATTATAAAAAAGCTATAACAATAAATCCTAAATATAATAGGGCCTATTTCTTTTTGGCTGGAGCGTATGATGCTGTAGGGAAAAAGGAAGAAGCTATAAAGTGTTATAAAGAAGTATTAAATATGGATAAAAAAGATTTCTGGGCTAATTTAAATTTAGGTTCTATATATGAGGAGCTTAATAAAAATGAACTAGCAATTGAATTTTTTGATAAAAGTATAAGCATAGATCCATATAATTATTTAGCACTGTTTAATAAAGCTGTTGTTATGAATAAAATAGGAAAAATAGAAGAAGCTATAAAATATTATAATTTATCAATAAAAGAAAACAAAAATTATCCATATAGTTATCTTAATTTAGCTGTATTGCATGTAAGCAAGAATAAATATGAGGAAGCAGTAAAAATTATAACAAATGGAATTAAACATAATCCTGATGAAGGATTTTTATATTATAATAGAGCTTGTTATTATATACATTTAAATAAATTTCAAGAGTCAATAAAGGATCTATATAAGGCAGTAGAATTATATCCAGATTTTATATCATATATAAAAGATGACCAGGAACTAAATCCTATAAAACATTTAAAACTATATAATGAATTGATATATTTTAATGATTAATACATGTCCCATTTTTATAGAAACTATCATAATATGAATATTAGACAAGGGTCTATGAAAGGGGAAATATACAATGGGAATCATTGTTTTTCAATATATATTAATTGTATTATTGATTATTGGAATAGCATATTTTATATATCTAATTAAGGATAATGAAGAAAACGTAAAAGATGATTATTATGGAATAACATATACATTGTTAAGATTTTTAGATAATGAAGAAGCAACTACAGAAAATATTAAGAAAATATTAAGAGTGGTATATGATTGTGTTAGTTTTGTAGAAGAAAATTTTAAAAATGAAGATAATTTAGAAAAAGAAGAAAAAGCATTATCTTTAGCCAAAGAAGGAATAGGAAATTTAGACTTTAATACAGACATTGATGAAGAATCATTAGTATGTATTATTAGAATTGCTACAGCATTAATGAAACCGACAAAAGATGATTTAAGTATTTAAATCATTGTTTATTTTAAAAGGTATACTAATATGTATACCTTTATTTATTGAGTTATATTTAAGATATAAGTTTTACTAGTTTTTAAAAATAAACTTGTTATAAAATATGAAAATATGTAAAATATAATATGATTAAATATAAGAACATATGTTTTGTGATTTTAAAGTAGAGTTTTATTTTAAATGTTAAATTTCAAAATGGAGGATTATTATGAGTTTAGTAGAAAATAAGAATAAAAATTCATATGATGTTACAGATCTGACATCTTTAGAAAAATTGGAGCCAGTAAGAGTCAGACCTGGTATGTATATTGGGTCTACTGGGACAAAAGGATTGCATCATTGTATATGGGAAATATTAGATAACTCCATTGATGAAATAGCTAATGGATATGGAGATAAAGTTACTTTAATATTAAATAAAGATAAAAGTGTAACAATAATAGATAATGGTAGAGGAATACCAACTGGAATACACCCGATAAAGAAGAAGTCAGGTGTTGAAATGGTCTTTACGGAATTACATACTGGTGGTAAATTTAATAATAAAAATTATAAAACTTCTGGGGGATTGCATGGAGTTGGAGCTGCTGTTGTAAATGCATTATCAGAGTGGGTTGAAGTAGAAGTTTACCAAAAAGGGCATATATATAAGCAAAGATTTGAATATGCAGAAGATAAATCACTTAATAAGAAAATGCCAGGTACACCTATTACTCCTCTTGAAATAATTGGAGATACAAATAATACAGGAACTAAAATTACATTTAAACCAGATAAAGAAGTTTTTAGTACTACTGATTTCAAATTTGAGGTAATAGATGAAAGGTTACAAGAATTAGCATTTCAAAATAAAGGTATAACATTAGTAATTAAAGATGAAAGAAAAGAAGACATCATAGAAAAAGAATATCATTCAGAAAGAGGTCTCTTAGATTTTATAGAATATTTAAATGAAAGCAAAACACCTATTCATAAAGAACCATTAATATTTGAAGGAGAAAGAGAAGTAAATTCAATAAAAGTTTATAGTGAAGTATGTATACAATTTACTGATTCAAGTACAGAAAATATAGCTAGTTATGTAAATAATATACCTACTACTGAGTCAGGGACTCATGAAACAGGATTTAAGACTGGTATGACTAGAGCTTTTAAAGAATGGGCTAGAAAGCTAAATATTGTAAAAGAAAAGGATAGGGGTTTTGAGGGAGACGACTTAAGAGAAGGAATGACAGCAATATTAAGAGTTAAAATAAGTAATCCTATATTTGAAGGTCAAACAAAAACAAAGCTAGGTAATAATGAAGCATATACGGTTATGAACGAACTTGCTTATACTAAAATAGGAGAATGGATTGAAGATAATAAAGAAATAGCTACTCAAATAATTAACAATGCAGTATCAGCAGCAGCTAGAAGAGATAAAATAAAGAAAATAAATGATGCTGAAAAAAAGAAGATTGGAAAAGGTGCGGCACCTCTTGCAGGAAAAGTATCTATATGTACATTAAAAAAACCTGATGTATGTGAATTTATTGTAGTTGAGGGAGATTCAGCTGGTGGAAGTGCAAAACAAGCAAGGGATAGAAGATTTCAAACTATAATGCCTTCTAAAGGAAAAATAATGAATACAGAAAAGCAAAGACTTGAAAATGTTTTAGCAAGTGAGGAACTCAAATTGTTTAATACTGCAATAGGAACGGGTGTTTTAGAAAATTACAATGAAGATGATTTAAAATATAATAAAATAATCATTTTAAGCGATGCAGATGTTGATGGATATCATATAAGAACATTATGGATAACTTATATTTATAGATATATGAAATCTTTAATTACTAATGGACATTTATATATAGCACTTCCTCCATTATATAAAGTATATAAAAATAGTAAAAATGGAGAAGTAAAAAGATATGCATATAGTGATGATGAATTAGAAGTAGCAAAGAGAGAAATTGGAAAGGGAGCATTAATACAAAGATATAAAGGACTTGGAGAAATGAATCCGGATCAGCTATGGGATACAACTTTAAATCCTGAAACTAGAACTCTTCAACAAATAACCATTGAAGATGCTGCTAAAGCTGAAAAGATGATTTCGCTTTTAATGGGAGATGTAGTAGAGCCAAGAAGAAATTATATGTATAAATATGCGGAATTTTAATTAGCTTTTAAACATAGTAGACTGTAGAAAGGATTGAAATTAGTATGTCTAAAAAATATATGAATATTCCAAAGGATAATAATATAATAAAAACTTCTATATCAGAAGTTATGCCTGAAAACTATCTTCCTTATGCTGTGGAGGTTGCAAAGGAAAGAGCCCTTCCAGATGTAAGAGATGGATTAAAACCAGTACATAGAAGAATATTATATGGAGCATATAAATTAAAAGCAACACCGGATAAGCCATATTATAAATCAGCCAGAATTGTTGGAGATATTTTAGGAAAATACCATCCCCATGGAGATACTTCGGTATATGATGCTATGGTAATTTTAGCTCAGGATTTTACTACAAGAATACCTCTTATAGACGGTCATGGAAACTGGGGAAGTATAGATGGAGACAATGCAGCTGCTATGCGTTATACAGAGGCTAGGCTAACTAATCCTGCTTTAGAAATGTTAAGAGATATAGATAAAGATGTAGTAGATATGGTTAGTAATTATTCAGATACAGAATTAGAACCTAAAGTTCTTCCAGCTAGATTTCCAAACTTACTTGTAAATGGTGCTTTTGGTAT
This region includes:
- a CDS encoding SAM-dependent methyltransferase is translated as MSKFFLNKFLKNLFSETCEVQYWDGTVEKFGEGESKFKILINKHISEKEIIKDPFLTLGEAYMDNIIDFQGNIQEIIEAIYKNKESFLHKASIFSKLYNVTKHSIKQNKKDIQYHYDLGNDFYSLWLDKTMSYSCAYFKDNSDSLDDAQRHKVSYILKKLNLNKGDKLLDIGCGWGELIIDAAKEYGVKATGITLSEEQVEKVNERIKENNLENLVEVKLMDYRELIKEHKKFNRIVSVGMIEHVGRKNIPEFIEDVSELLEDEGVSLLHCITAQIEGEANEWIKRYIFPGGYIPSIRELVYNMAENNLHLVDVESLRLHYSKTLECWAKNFEENLEEVKKIKDERFIRMWRLYLNSCAASFHYGVIDIHQFLVTKGLNNKLPMTRGYLYK
- the deoD gene encoding purine-nucleoside phosphorylase; protein product: MSVHIEAKENEIAKTVLMPGDPLRAKFIAENFLEDVVCYNKVRGMYGFTGTYKGKRVSVQGSGMGIPSMSIYANELIESYGVKNLIRVGTCGSINKDLKIRDIILAMGACTNSGTNKMRFNGMDFAPIASFDLLKKAYDTALNKGLSVKVGNILSSDLFYNDDKNEINLWSKYGVLGIEMETSGLYTLGAKYGVNTLTILTVSDSLITGEETTAKERETTFTKMMEIALDIAE
- a CDS encoding tetratricopeptide repeat protein — encoded protein: MSKNTCKVDNYKVIGKSFYRKRFIDEALKFYNKAYNLDQGKKDVELLLDMALIYDEIGEYISAIKKYKEILNINPNDERAYYGLAIIYDNKEEYEIAIEYYKKAITINPKYNRAYFFLAGAYDAVGKKEEAIKCYKEVLNMDKKDFWANLNLGSIYEELNKNELAIEFFDKSISIDPYNYLALFNKAVVMNKIGKIEEAIKYYNLSIKENKNYPYSYLNLAVLHVSKNKYEEAVKIITNGIKHNPDEGFLYYNRACYYIHLNKFQESIKDLYKAVELYPDFISYIKDDQELNPIKHLKLYNELIYFND
- a CDS encoding DNA gyrase/topoisomerase IV subunit B, whose product is MSLVENKNKNSYDVTDLTSLEKLEPVRVRPGMYIGSTGTKGLHHCIWEILDNSIDEIANGYGDKVTLILNKDKSVTIIDNGRGIPTGIHPIKKKSGVEMVFTELHTGGKFNNKNYKTSGGLHGVGAAVVNALSEWVEVEVYQKGHIYKQRFEYAEDKSLNKKMPGTPITPLEIIGDTNNTGTKITFKPDKEVFSTTDFKFEVIDERLQELAFQNKGITLVIKDERKEDIIEKEYHSERGLLDFIEYLNESKTPIHKEPLIFEGEREVNSIKVYSEVCIQFTDSSTENIASYVNNIPTTESGTHETGFKTGMTRAFKEWARKLNIVKEKDRGFEGDDLREGMTAILRVKISNPIFEGQTKTKLGNNEAYTVMNELAYTKIGEWIEDNKEIATQIINNAVSAAARRDKIKKINDAEKKKIGKGAAPLAGKVSICTLKKPDVCEFIVVEGDSAGGSAKQARDRRFQTIMPSKGKIMNTEKQRLENVLASEELKLFNTAIGTGVLENYNEDDLKYNKIIILSDADVDGYHIRTLWITYIYRYMKSLITNGHLYIALPPLYKVYKNSKNGEVKRYAYSDDELEVAKREIGKGALIQRYKGLGEMNPDQLWDTTLNPETRTLQQITIEDAAKAEKMISLLMGDVVEPRRNYMYKYAEF